A genome region from uncultured Roseibium sp. includes the following:
- the gloB gene encoding hydroxyacylglutathione hydrolase: MSASNVEIRQFSCLSDNYGVLIHDPDSGTTIAIDVPDAAPYLAVLEETGWKLTDILITHHHWDHVQGLSELKEKTMATVTGPERSREVISGLDKTVEDDDDILAGPFEIKAIATPGHTLDQISWYIPSLKIAHTGDTLFSLGCGRVFEGDMEMMWASLAGLIRKLPADTTIYCGHEYTAANAKFALTIDPENEALKKRAAEVDTLRSAGKPTLPTTMGQELATNPFLRANDPGIRKNLGLEDASDAEVFAEIRTRKDNA; the protein is encoded by the coding sequence ATGTCCGCATCCAATGTTGAAATCCGCCAGTTTTCCTGCCTATCCGACAATTACGGCGTGTTGATTCACGATCCGGACAGTGGCACGACCATCGCGATCGATGTTCCGGACGCGGCCCCCTACCTGGCTGTTCTGGAGGAAACCGGTTGGAAACTGACCGATATCCTGATCACCCACCATCATTGGGATCACGTTCAGGGGCTGTCCGAGCTGAAGGAAAAGACCATGGCAACGGTGACCGGCCCCGAACGGTCGCGGGAGGTCATTTCCGGTCTCGACAAGACTGTGGAGGACGACGACGACATTCTCGCCGGGCCGTTCGAGATCAAGGCGATCGCGACGCCGGGGCATACGCTTGACCAGATCTCCTGGTACATCCCTTCCCTCAAGATCGCCCATACCGGCGACACGCTGTTCTCGCTCGGCTGCGGCCGGGTGTTCGAAGGCGACATGGAAATGATGTGGGCTTCGCTGGCAGGGCTGATCCGGAAGCTGCCCGCCGACACCACGATCTATTGCGGCCACGAATATACCGCCGCCAATGCGAAATTCGCCCTGACGATCGACCCGGAAAACGAGGCACTGAAAAAACGCGCCGCCGAGGTCGACACGCTGCGGTCCGCAGGCAAGCCGACCCTGCCGACCACCATGGGTCAAGAACTGGCGACAAATCCGTTCCTGCGCGCAAACGATCCGGGCATTCGGAAAAACCTGGGGCTGGAAGACGCGTCCGATGCCGAGGTCTTCGCCGAAATCAGGACGCGTAAGGACAACGCGTAA
- a CDS encoding methyltransferase domain-containing protein gives MYLDVADLRTFYDLPIGRLLRVLIGGQIRTFWPDMNGRSLLGVGYAGPFMRPYLPTAERCIAAMPAQQGAVPWPREADNAAALVEDDRLPFSDAAFDRALVVHALDHCSDPGDLLRETWRVLAPGGRMIAVVPNRRGLWSQSELSPFGYGRPYSRSQLKALLRGSQFEVMGDTEALFMPPTRARFVLRSARTWEGIGRRFWPAFSGLLIMEAEKQVFRGIPADGKRNPLRVLKPVFVPDGAPAGMKPVRHTRGNPDILKKF, from the coding sequence ATGTATCTCGACGTCGCCGATCTGCGAACCTTTTACGATCTGCCCATCGGCCGGCTTCTGCGGGTGCTGATCGGCGGGCAGATCCGCACGTTCTGGCCGGACATGAACGGCCGGAGCCTGCTGGGCGTCGGCTATGCCGGTCCTTTCATGCGGCCCTATCTGCCGACCGCGGAACGCTGCATCGCCGCCATGCCGGCCCAACAGGGCGCCGTTCCCTGGCCGCGAGAGGCGGATAATGCGGCAGCCCTGGTGGAAGACGACCGGCTGCCGTTTTCAGATGCCGCCTTTGACCGAGCCCTTGTGGTTCACGCACTCGATCATTGTTCCGACCCCGGAGACCTACTCCGGGAAACCTGGCGGGTGCTGGCCCCCGGCGGACGGATGATCGCCGTCGTACCCAACCGCCGTGGTCTATGGTCGCAATCGGAACTGTCCCCCTTCGGTTATGGCCGGCCCTATTCACGCAGCCAGCTCAAGGCGCTCCTGCGCGGATCGCAATTCGAGGTCATGGGCGACACGGAAGCGCTGTTCATGCCGCCGACCCGCGCCCGTTTCGTCCTGCGCTCCGCTCGCACATGGGAAGGCATCGGCCGGCGTTTCTGGCCGGCCTTCAGCGGTCTGTTGATCATGGAAGCGGAGAAACAGGTTTTCAGGGGCATTCCGGCCGACGGCAAACGCAACCCGCTGCGGGTGTTGAAACCGGTCTTCGTTCCCGATGGCGCCCCGGCCGGCATGAAGCCTGTCCGCCATACCCGGGGAAATCCGGACATCCTGAAAAAATTCTGA
- the metW gene encoding methionine biosynthesis protein MetW: MSITSQLTIGNDVRGDYRVVAEYVPIGSRVLDVGCGDGALLDLLVRERQVDGRGMELSQDGVNKCVERGLSVVQGDADMDLADYPGDAFDVVIMSQTLQATHDPKGVLQELLRIGDQVLVSIPNFAFWRNRMQLLFRGRMPVTKYLPYDWYDSPNIHFCSLSDFIALCEDLDATVVDAVILDGQGDKISFKAPWWLWNIVAEQAVFLLQR, encoded by the coding sequence ATGTCGATTACGTCCCAACTGACGATTGGAAATGACGTGCGCGGCGATTACCGCGTGGTGGCGGAATACGTTCCGATAGGTTCTCGCGTGCTGGATGTCGGCTGCGGTGACGGCGCCCTGCTCGATCTTCTGGTGCGTGAACGCCAGGTGGACGGGCGCGGAATGGAGCTGTCCCAGGACGGCGTGAACAAGTGCGTCGAACGGGGACTTTCCGTCGTGCAGGGCGATGCGGATATGGATCTCGCAGACTATCCGGGCGACGCTTTCGACGTGGTCATCATGAGCCAGACCCTGCAGGCGACTCATGATCCGAAAGGGGTTCTGCAGGAGCTTCTGCGCATCGGCGACCAGGTGCTTGTCTCGATCCCGAATTTCGCATTCTGGCGCAACCGCATGCAGCTCCTGTTCCGGGGCCGGATGCCGGTGACGAAGTACCTTCCCTACGACTGGTACGACAGCCCGAACATCCATTTCTGTTCGCTCAGCGATTTTATCGCGCTTTGCGAGGATCTGGACGCAACGGTCGTCGACGCGGTTATTCTGGACGGCCAGGGCGACAAGATCTCGTTCAAGGCCCCGTGGTGGCTGTGGAACATCGTGGCCGAGCAGGCGGTGTTCCTGCTGCAGCGCTGA